The following are from one region of the Rhipicephalus microplus isolate Deutch F79 chromosome 1, USDA_Rmic, whole genome shotgun sequence genome:
- the LOC142765557 gene encoding uncharacterized protein LOC142765557 has product MVDVSVSTPRQHPKYPYVATVDIIPASLETKVVQHAAQNTPLLLSFKRSVLRSGNFQPQAVARGLFQKVVDMKAHGMGLTDQEITDVDASIVSQDAQVRSEEMSNFPYI; this is encoded by the exons ATGGTCGACGTATCGGTTTCTACTCCTCGGCAACACCCAAAGTACCCTTACGTGGCGACTGTTGACATTATTCCAG CGTCACTCGAAACGAAGGTAGTGCAGCACGCGGCACAGAACACGCCACTCCTGCTGTCGTTCAAGCGGAGCGTGCTCCGCAGTGGAAACTTTCAGCCGCAGGCCGTGGCCAGGGGCCTCTTCCAGAAGGTGGTCGACATGAAGGCGCACGGCATGGGACTCACCGACCAAGAAATCACGGACGTCGACGCCAGCATAGTCTCGCAAGACGCCCAGGTTCGTTCAGAAGAGATGAGTAACTTTCCATACATTTGA